In a single window of the Rhinolophus ferrumequinum isolate MPI-CBG mRhiFer1 chromosome 21, mRhiFer1_v1.p, whole genome shotgun sequence genome:
- the LOC117012860 gene encoding diazepam-binding inhibitor-like 5: protein MCQAEFEMACAAIKQLKGPVSDQEKLLVYSFYKQATQGDCNIPAPPATDVIAKAKWDAWNKNQGMSKMDAMRIYIAKVEELKKNDAG, encoded by the coding sequence ATGTGCCAAGCGGAGTTTGAGATGGCCTGCGCCGCTATCAAGCAGTTGAAGGGACCTGTGAGTGATCAGGAGAAACTGTTGGTGTACAGCTTCTACAAACAGGCCACCCAGGGCGACTGCAATATCCCTGCCCCGCCTGCCACAGATGTGATAGCCAAGGCCAAGTGGGATGCATGGAACAAGAACCAAGGGATGTCAAAGATGGACGCCATGAGGATCTATATTGCTAAAGTGGAAGAACTGAAGAAAAACGACGCTGGTTAA